The following proteins are encoded in a genomic region of Gossypium hirsutum isolate 1008001.06 chromosome D05, Gossypium_hirsutum_v2.1, whole genome shotgun sequence:
- the LOC107902314 gene encoding S-protein homolog 24 has translation MPYNNFRTLTPLLCMLMLASCISQTPVSYAKSVDNLVIRFRYKVHIINGLPDNAKPLELSCHSNDDDLGHHTLWKDQEFRFKFGIHFWKKTHFVCNFSWGSKSLNDITVFVNEVETRTCRETGNCFWKVETDGIYFSNNDQNWEKRFNW, from the coding sequence ATGCCTTACAATAATTTTAGGACTCTAACTCCTTTGCTTTGCATGCTTATGCTTGCAAGTTGCATTTCTCAAACACCGGTTTCATATGCAAAATCAGTAGATAATTTAGTTATTCGTTTCCGTTATAAGGTTCACATTATCAATGGCCTTCCAGACAATGCTAAGCCATTAGAGCTTAGTTGCCATTCGAACGATGATGATCTCGGACACCATACTCTTTGGAAAGACCAAGAATTCCGGTTCAAGTTTGGCATTCACTTTTGGAAGAAAACTCATTTCGTCTGCAACTTCAGCTGGGGATCCAAGTCCTTGAATGATATCACTGTTTTCGTGAACGAGGTTGAAACTCGTACATGTAGAGAGACAGGGAACTGCTTCTGGAAAGTAGAAACggatgggatttattttagcaatAATGATCAAAATTGGGAGAAACGGTTTAATTGGTAA